One window of the Methylovirgula sp. HY1 genome contains the following:
- a CDS encoding pyruvate dehydrogenase complex E1 component subunit beta, translating to MPTNILMPALSPTMEQGKLSKWLKKEGDKVKSGDVLAEIETDKATMEIEAIDEGTLAKIVVPEGTDNVAVNSLIGVIATDGESVGAASASAPAPAAMAVPATPIAPAPQTAPPQPAPDVIPIVKPTVPATAVPDGTQMVSMTVREALRDAMAEEMRRDEAVFVMGEEVAEYQGAYKVTQGLLEEFGLRRVVDTPITEHGFAGLGIGAAMAGLKPIVEFMTFNFAMQAMDQIINSAAKTHYMSGGQMTCPIVFRGPNGAAARVAAQHSQDYSAWFSQVPGLTVVIPFTAADAKGLLKSAIRDPNPVIFLENEILYGHSFEVPKLDDYLVPIGQARIARAGNDVTLVSFGIGMTYTLKAGEELAKEGIDAEIIDLRTLRPLDEATIIASVKKTGRCVTIEEGWPQCGIGAEIIARLMTGAFDYLDAPVLRVTGRDVPMPYAANLEKLALPTVGDVIEAAKAVCYKA from the coding sequence ATGCCGACGAATATTTTAATGCCGGCGCTGTCGCCGACCATGGAGCAGGGCAAGCTTTCCAAATGGCTGAAGAAAGAAGGCGATAAGGTCAAATCCGGCGACGTTTTGGCCGAGATCGAGACCGATAAGGCGACGATGGAAATCGAGGCCATCGACGAGGGCACGCTCGCCAAGATCGTGGTGCCGGAAGGCACGGATAATGTCGCCGTGAACAGTCTCATCGGCGTCATCGCGACGGATGGTGAATCCGTCGGCGCCGCATCGGCTAGCGCACCGGCGCCCGCCGCAATGGCCGTGCCCGCGACACCCATCGCGCCGGCACCGCAAACCGCACCGCCACAGCCTGCACCCGATGTCATTCCAATCGTGAAACCGACCGTGCCGGCGACGGCTGTGCCGGATGGCACACAAATGGTCAGCATGACCGTCCGCGAGGCCTTGCGGGACGCGATGGCGGAAGAGATGCGGCGTGACGAGGCCGTCTTCGTGATGGGCGAGGAGGTTGCCGAATATCAAGGCGCCTATAAGGTCACGCAAGGCCTGCTGGAGGAGTTCGGCCTCCGCCGCGTCGTCGATACGCCGATTACCGAACATGGCTTCGCCGGTCTCGGCATCGGCGCCGCAATGGCGGGCCTCAAGCCCATCGTCGAATTCATGACTTTTAATTTCGCCATGCAGGCGATGGATCAGATCATCAATTCCGCTGCCAAGACGCATTATATGTCGGGCGGCCAGATGACCTGTCCGATCGTGTTTCGTGGCCCCAACGGCGCGGCCGCGCGGGTCGCCGCGCAGCACAGCCAGGATTACAGCGCCTGGTTCTCGCAGGTGCCTGGACTGACCGTCGTCATTCCCTTCACTGCGGCCGATGCCAAAGGGCTTTTGAAAAGCGCGATCCGCGATCCAAATCCGGTGATCTTTCTCGAAAACGAGATCCTTTACGGTCATTCGTTCGAAGTGCCGAAGCTCGACGATTATCTCGTGCCGATCGGCCAGGCACGGATTGCACGGGCCGGCAATGACGTGACCCTCGTCTCCTTCGGTATCGGCATGACCTATACGCTAAAGGCCGGTGAAGAACTGGCCAAAGAAGGAATCGATGCCGAGATCATCGATCTGCGCACCTTGCGCCCGCTGGACGAAGCGACAATCATTGCTTCGGTGAAGAAAACCGGCCGCTGCGTCACGATAGAGGAAGGTTGGCCGCAATGCGGCATTGGCGCGGAAATTATTGCACGACTGATGACAGGGGCCTTCGACTATCTCGATGCCCCGGTACTCAGGGTCACCGGCCGCGACGTGCCTATGCCTTACGCGGCCAATCTCGAAAAGCTCGCGCTACCGACCGTCGGTGATGTGATCGAGGCGGCGAAGGCGGTTTGCTATAAGGCATGA
- a CDS encoding pyruvate dehydrogenase complex dihydrolipoamide acetyltransferase: MPINVLMPALSPTMEKGNLAKWLKKEGDKIRSGDVLAEIETDKATMEVEAVDEGVLAKIVVPEGTADVPVNDVIAVIAGDGEDTKAITAPAKTPAGAAAPAAQPAKPLAAPALSTAPAMRGHGETSSRLFASPLARRIAEQGALDLAQIAGSGPHGRIIERDVKAALAGGSVAPSPGLVAGLPASLSNAVIKGYFAPDSYDEIPHDNMRRTIARRLSEANQVIPQFFLTLDCEIDELLRLREQINKSAPKGKDGTPAYKVSVNDMVIKALALALVSVPGANVTFTENTMLHHHHADVAVAVAIPEGLITPIVKAADTMSLSAISNMMKDFSARAKARKLKPEDYQGGTSAISNLGMYGIKDFCAVINPPQSSILAIGMGEERVIVKKGQIVIANMMSVTITCDHRAMDGAKGAELIAAFKRYIENPVAMLV; the protein is encoded by the coding sequence ATGCCCATAAACGTCCTCATGCCCGCGCTGTCGCCGACCATGGAAAAGGGCAATCTCGCCAAATGGCTGAAAAAGGAAGGCGATAAGATCAGATCCGGCGATGTCTTGGCCGAGATCGAGACCGATAAGGCGACAATGGAGGTCGAAGCGGTCGACGAAGGCGTGCTCGCCAAGATCGTGGTGCCGGAAGGCACAGCCGACGTACCCGTCAATGATGTGATCGCCGTGATAGCTGGAGATGGCGAGGATACCAAAGCGATTACGGCTCCGGCAAAGACGCCAGCCGGCGCTGCCGCACCGGCCGCCCAGCCTGCCAAACCCCTAGCCGCACCGGCGCTGAGCACCGCGCCAGCCATGCGCGGTCATGGCGAAACTTCGTCCCGCCTCTTTGCCTCGCCTCTGGCACGTCGCATCGCCGAACAAGGCGCGTTGGATCTCGCGCAGATCGCTGGCTCGGGGCCGCATGGCCGCATCATCGAGCGCGACGTCAAAGCGGCGCTCGCCGGCGGATCTGTCGCGCCATCGCCCGGTCTCGTCGCTGGACTGCCGGCCTCGCTCTCGAATGCGGTGATCAAGGGCTATTTCGCGCCCGACAGCTATGACGAGATCCCGCATGACAATATGCGCCGGACAATCGCGCGGCGGCTGAGCGAAGCCAACCAGGTCATCCCGCAATTCTTTCTGACGCTCGACTGCGAGATCGACGAATTGCTGCGGCTGCGCGAGCAGATCAACAAATCGGCGCCGAAGGGCAAGGACGGCACACCGGCCTATAAGGTCTCCGTCAATGATATGGTGATCAAGGCTTTGGCTTTGGCGCTGGTCTCCGTGCCGGGCGCCAATGTGACCTTCACAGAAAATACGATGCTGCATCATCATCACGCGGATGTGGCCGTGGCGGTCGCGATTCCCGAAGGGCTGATTACGCCGATCGTGAAAGCCGCCGACACGATGAGTCTTTCCGCGATCTCCAACATGATGAAGGACTTTTCCGCCCGCGCCAAAGCCCGCAAGCTGAAGCCCGAGGATTATCAAGGCGGCACCAGCGCCATCTCCAATCTCGGCATGTATGGGATCAAGGATTTTTGCGCGGTGATCAACCCGCCGCAATCCTCCATTCTCGCGATCGGCATGGGCGAGGAGCGGGTGATCGTGAAGAAAGGCCAGATCGTGATCGCCAATATGATGAGCGTGACGATCACTTGCGATCATCGCGCTATGGACGGCGCCAAAGGTGCGGAGCTGATCGCAGCCTTCAAGCGCTATATTGAGAATCCCGTGGCGATGCTGGTGTGA
- a CDS encoding endonuclease domain-containing protein produces MTEPERKLWKALRWRLAVNGTHFRRQVPLGPYIADFCSHGAKLIIEVDGDQHGDDTSIARDAERTAYLNSLGYRVLRFSNHDVITAIDSVLDTIAAVFEMTPTPNPSPQGGGEARGANG; encoded by the coding sequence ATGACGGAACCTGAACGCAAGCTTTGGAAGGCCTTACGCTGGCGGCTCGCAGTGAATGGTACGCATTTTCGTCGGCAAGTGCCTCTTGGACCCTATATTGCTGATTTCTGTTCGCATGGTGCGAAATTGATCATCGAAGTCGACGGCGATCAACATGGCGATGACACCTCGATCGCGCGAGACGCAGAGCGGACGGCTTATCTGAATTCGCTTGGCTATCGTGTGCTGCGTTTTTCGAATCACGACGTGATCACAGCGATCGATAGCGTGCTCGACACAATCGCGGCGGTATTTGAAATGACCCCCACCCCTAACCCCTCCCCACAAGGGGGAGGGGAAGCGCGAGGCGCTAATGGCTGA
- the lpdA gene encoding dihydrolipoyl dehydrogenase: MADPYDVLIIGGGPGGYVAAIRSAQLGMKTAVVEREHLGGICLNWGCIPTKALLRSAEIYHYAQHAKDYGLTIEGKLGFDPAAVVKRSRDVSGQLNSGVGFLLKKNKVDVIWGEAKITKVGEVIVTASQKKAMQPQHPVPKGIRPPGTYQAKHIIVATGARPRVLPGLEPDGNLIWTYFEAMVPKAFPKSLIVLGSGAIGVEFASFYRTLGAEVTIVEVLPQILPVEDAEIAAHARKRFEKQGIKILTSTKATKVEKKADGVVVTVADEKGATQTLSADRMISAVGVQGNVENLGLEALGVKIERGIIVADGQGRTNVPGLYAIGDVAGPPMLAHKAEHEGVICVEAIKGLHPHAMDKLMIPGCTYCNPQIASVGLTEAKARAAGYELRIGHFPFVGNGKAIALGEPDGLVKTIFDAKTGKLLGAHMVGAEVTELIQGFVVAMNCETTEAELINAVFPHPTLSEMMHESVLDAYGRVIHM; this comes from the coding sequence ATGGCTGATCCCTATGACGTCCTCATCATCGGCGGCGGCCCGGGCGGCTATGTCGCGGCGATCCGCTCCGCCCAGCTCGGCATGAAGACCGCCGTCGTCGAGCGCGAGCATCTGGGCGGCATCTGCCTCAACTGGGGCTGCATTCCGACCAAGGCGCTGCTGCGCTCGGCCGAGATCTATCACTATGCGCAGCACGCCAAGGATTATGGGCTGACGATCGAGGGCAAGCTCGGCTTCGATCCGGCAGCCGTCGTGAAGCGGTCGCGCGACGTCTCGGGCCAGCTCAATTCCGGCGTCGGCTTTCTGCTCAAGAAGAACAAGGTCGATGTGATCTGGGGTGAGGCGAAGATCACCAAGGTCGGCGAAGTCATCGTGACGGCCTCGCAAAAGAAAGCGATGCAGCCGCAGCATCCGGTGCCGAAGGGCATTCGGCCGCCCGGCACCTATCAGGCGAAGCATATCATTGTCGCAACGGGCGCAAGGCCACGGGTTCTTCCGGGTTTGGAGCCTGACGGCAATTTGATCTGGACCTATTTCGAGGCCATGGTGCCGAAAGCCTTTCCCAAGAGCCTGATTGTTCTCGGCTCGGGCGCGATCGGCGTCGAATTCGCCTCATTCTATCGCACGCTGGGCGCCGAGGTGACGATCGTCGAAGTCCTGCCGCAGATCCTGCCGGTGGAGGATGCGGAGATCGCCGCGCATGCGCGCAAGCGCTTCGAGAAACAGGGCATCAAGATCCTCACTTCCACCAAAGCGACCAAAGTCGAAAAAAAGGCCGATGGCGTCGTCGTGACCGTCGCCGACGAGAAAGGCGCGACACAGACGCTTTCAGCCGATCGGATGATTTCCGCCGTCGGCGTTCAGGGCAATGTCGAAAATCTCGGCCTCGAAGCGCTGGGCGTGAAGATCGAGCGCGGCATCATTGTCGCCGACGGCCAAGGCCGCACCAATGTGCCGGGTCTCTATGCCATTGGCGATGTGGCTGGGCCGCCCATGCTGGCCCATAAAGCCGAGCATGAAGGGGTGATCTGCGTCGAGGCGATCAAGGGCCTGCATCCACATGCCATGGATAAGCTCATGATCCCGGGCTGCACTTATTGCAATCCGCAGATCGCCTCTGTCGGGCTGACCGAGGCGAAGGCCAGAGCCGCCGGTTATGAGCTCCGCATCGGGCATTTTCCCTTCGTCGGCAATGGCAAGGCGATCGCGCTCGGCGAGCCGGACGGGCTCGTCAAAACCATATTCGATGCCAAGACGGGCAAGCTCCTCGGCGCTCATATGGTGGGGGCGGAAGTCACCGAATTGATCCAGGGCTTCGTCGTCGCCATGAATTGCGAGACGACGGAAGCGGAGCTGATCAACGCGGTCTTCCCGCATCCGACGCTGTCGGAAATGATGCATGAAAGCGTGCTCGACGCCTATGGTCGGGTGATCCATATGTAA
- a CDS encoding ChaB family protein: protein MPYPDNMSLPPSVRDHLPEHARDIFRAAFNAAFDDHRGDPRQEEAAFRIAWAAVKHQYHKLGDRWVPKDE, encoded by the coding sequence ATGCCTTACCCCGACAATATGTCTTTGCCGCCCTCGGTGCGCGATCATCTGCCCGAACATGCGCGGGATATTTTCCGGGCTGCCTTCAACGCGGCCTTCGACGACCATCGGGGTGATCCGCGCCAGGAAGAGGCCGCCTTCCGCATCGCCTGGGCCGCCGTCAAGCACCAGTATCACAAACTGGGCGACCGTTGGGTACCGAAGGACGAATAA
- the lipA gene encoding lipoyl synthase: MTSTPPSCGGDAPRHPEKAHRPDQPLAKKPAWIRVKAPGAGQWESTKAIVKNHRLVTVCEEAGCPNIGECWAKNHATFMIMGDICTRACAFCNVRTGLPGALDASEPARIADAVAALGLAHVVITSVDRDDLDDGGAAHFVQVIEAIRGTSPKTTIEVLTPDFLRKDGALEKIVAATPDVFNHNLETVAGHYLTVRPGARYFHSIRLLQKVKELDAGIFTKSGIMLGLGEGRHEVLQLMDDLRSADVDFLTIGQYLQPTPKHHPVVSFVPPEEFDSYAAMAKAKGFLLVSSSPLTRSSHHAGEDFVKLKSERAGR, encoded by the coding sequence ATGACCTCAACTCCTCCCTCCTGCGGCGGCGACGCACCGCGTCATCCCGAAAAGGCGCATCGGCCCGACCAGCCGCTGGCCAAGAAGCCAGCCTGGATCAGGGTCAAAGCGCCGGGAGCGGGGCAGTGGGAGTCGACCAAGGCGATCGTCAAGAATCATCGTCTTGTGACGGTTTGCGAAGAGGCCGGCTGTCCGAACATTGGCGAATGCTGGGCTAAAAATCACGCAACCTTCATGATCATGGGCGACATCTGCACGCGCGCCTGCGCCTTCTGCAATGTCAGAACGGGCCTACCCGGTGCGCTCGATGCTTCGGAGCCGGCGCGTATCGCCGACGCTGTGGCAGCGCTCGGCCTCGCCCATGTCGTCATCACCTCGGTCGATCGCGACGATCTCGATGATGGCGGCGCTGCGCATTTCGTCCAGGTGATCGAGGCCATCCGCGGTACCAGCCCGAAGACGACGATCGAGGTTCTGACGCCGGATTTTCTGCGCAAGGATGGCGCACTTGAAAAAATCGTCGCGGCCACGCCGGATGTCTTCAACCACAATCTCGAAACCGTCGCCGGGCATTATCTGACGGTGCGACCCGGCGCGCGCTATTTTCATTCGATCCGGCTGCTGCAAAAAGTCAAAGAACTCGACGCCGGCATCTTCACCAAATCCGGCATCATGCTCGGCCTCGGCGAAGGCCGCCATGAAGTACTTCAGCTCATGGATGATCTGCGCAGCGCCGATGTGGATTTTCTGACCATTGGTCAATATTTGCAGCCGACCCCAAAACATCATCCGGTCGTGAGTTTCGTACCGCCGGAGGAGTTCGACTCTTATGCCGCCATGGCCAAGGCCAAAGGCTTTCTCCTGGTTTCCTCGTCTCCTTTGACGCGTTCGTCGCATCATGCGGGGGAGGATTTCGTCAAGCTCAAGAGCGAGCGGGCAGGGCGCTAG
- a CDS encoding type II toxin-antitoxin system RatA family toxin, translated as MFALVADVQAYPKFLPLCRDLRLRKSHEAEDGKHVLVADMEVGYKAIRETFTSQVTCDPTRLEILVEYIDGPFRHLENHWRFVATGPNSSCIEFDIAYEFRNRALGLLVGGMFDTAFRKFAEAFETRANAVYGTAS; from the coding sequence ATGTTCGCTCTCGTCGCCGATGTGCAAGCCTATCCGAAATTTTTGCCGCTCTGCCGTGATCTGCGGCTGCGCAAAAGCCATGAAGCCGAAGACGGCAAGCACGTGCTCGTGGCGGATATGGAGGTCGGCTACAAAGCGATTCGCGAGACTTTCACGAGTCAGGTGACCTGCGATCCGACGCGGCTCGAAATCCTTGTCGAATATATCGATGGGCCGTTTCGACACCTTGAGAACCATTGGCGCTTCGTCGCGACAGGTCCAAATTCAAGCTGTATCGAATTCGACATTGCTTACGAATTCCGCAATCGCGCCTTGGGTCTGCTCGTCGGGGGCATGTTCGACACAGCTTTCCGGAAATTCGCGGAAGCTTTCGAAACGCGCGCGAATGCCGTCTATGGCACGGCAAGCTAA
- a CDS encoding CinA family protein gives MTVASENAMFAASLLEKAEKLIEHSRARGLMLVTAESCTGGLVAGLLTSIPGSSDVFERGFVTYSNRAKEDDLGVDAAILAAAGAVSAETARAMAEGALAHAQAQIALSVTGIAGPGGGSAAKPVGLVYFGCGSRGAVRVEERRFGDIGRTEVRLASVAVALDLLYAAVESFA, from the coding sequence ATGACCGTTGCAAGCGAGAACGCCATGTTCGCGGCAAGTCTTCTCGAAAAAGCCGAGAAGCTCATCGAGCACAGCCGCGCGCGCGGCCTGATGCTGGTTACCGCGGAATCTTGCACCGGTGGGTTGGTCGCGGGTCTTCTCACGTCGATCCCAGGTTCGTCGGACGTGTTCGAGCGGGGCTTCGTCACCTATTCCAATCGCGCCAAAGAAGATGATCTTGGGGTAGACGCGGCGATCCTCGCGGCGGCGGGCGCTGTCAGCGCAGAAACCGCACGCGCGATGGCGGAAGGCGCGCTTGCTCATGCGCAAGCGCAGATCGCCTTGTCGGTCACCGGCATTGCCGGCCCAGGTGGCGGATCTGCCGCAAAACCTGTTGGGCTCGTCTATTTCGGCTGCGGATCGCGCGGCGCTGTGAGAGTCGAGGAACGGCGTTTTGGCGATATCGGCCGGACCGAGGTGCGGCTCGCCTCTGTCGCCGTGGCGCTCGATCTTCTCTATGCGGCCGTTGAAAGCTTTGCTTAA
- a CDS encoding efflux transporter outer membrane subunit encodes MRFWYFLAALGPALMLGACDFAPAYAPPKMMAMPAKFKGAGAGIWKAAHPDDNVPHGDWWRSYKDHTLDSLETQVELNNQDLAAALASYQQARAYVARAQSGLYPAVQHEEQFAANRASIGRGPLSEPNYYGNNFLDVSASYEVDVWGEVRDRVARSQAQAQASGALFESVRLSLQAELARDYVSLRGLDQQANLLRRTVVAYRAALDLTRQRLTGKIAAPIDVDRAEVQLDSAKAQLADIAGPRALLVDAIATLVGEPASNFSLPFRSWNLPIPSFPPGVPSTLLERRPDIAVAERQTAAANETIGIAKAAFFPRFTINLVGGTQDTGLNLLSLPYSFWSVGPSVYLPLFDGGLRLANLSIAQAAYKQHVAYYRGTVLTAIQEVEDNLAVLRALRIESGSTKAAAVAAEKAEALALTLYRDGAVNYLEVVVAQTAALTAEQVALSVETRRLQTSVALILALGGDFSVDVAQNLDPRQYANPHK; translated from the coding sequence ATGCGATTTTGGTATTTTTTGGCGGCGCTCGGGCCGGCGCTGATGCTTGGTGCGTGTGATTTCGCGCCTGCCTATGCGCCGCCTAAGATGATGGCCATGCCGGCCAAATTCAAAGGAGCCGGCGCGGGCATATGGAAAGCCGCGCATCCTGACGATAATGTCCCGCACGGCGATTGGTGGCGGAGCTATAAGGATCATACGCTTGACTCGCTCGAAACGCAGGTTGAGCTGAACAATCAGGACCTGGCCGCCGCGCTGGCTTCCTATCAACAGGCGCGCGCCTATGTGGCGCGAGCCCAGTCTGGGCTTTATCCGGCGGTTCAGCATGAGGAACAATTTGCAGCTAACCGGGCCTCGATTGGCCGCGGTCCGCTCTCCGAGCCCAACTATTACGGCAACAATTTCCTTGACGTGTCAGCTAGTTATGAAGTCGACGTTTGGGGAGAGGTCCGTGACAGGGTGGCCCGCAGCCAGGCCCAGGCGCAGGCCAGCGGCGCGCTCTTCGAGTCTGTACGCCTAAGCCTGCAAGCGGAATTGGCGCGTGACTATGTCAGCCTGCGTGGTCTCGACCAACAGGCGAACTTGCTGCGGCGGACGGTCGTCGCCTATCGGGCGGCGCTGGATCTCACACGTCAACGCTTGACGGGTAAGATTGCCGCGCCGATCGATGTCGATCGCGCCGAAGTTCAGCTCGACAGTGCGAAAGCGCAGCTTGCCGACATCGCTGGACCGCGCGCCTTGCTCGTCGATGCGATCGCCACTCTCGTGGGCGAACCCGCTTCAAATTTCTCGCTTCCGTTCCGTAGTTGGAACCTGCCGATCCCCTCCTTCCCTCCGGGTGTTCCGTCGACGCTGCTCGAGCGGCGACCAGACATTGCGGTGGCGGAGCGCCAGACGGCCGCGGCCAACGAAACGATCGGCATTGCCAAAGCCGCCTTCTTTCCGCGGTTCACGATCAATCTGGTGGGCGGCACGCAGGACACGGGTCTGAACCTCCTCAGCCTGCCCTATAGTTTTTGGTCGGTCGGCCCGAGCGTGTATCTGCCCTTGTTTGACGGTGGCTTGCGCCTAGCCAATCTCAGTATTGCGCAAGCTGCTTACAAGCAGCATGTCGCCTATTATCGCGGGACGGTGCTGACGGCGATCCAAGAGGTCGAGGATAATCTCGCCGTTCTCCGCGCTTTGCGTATAGAGTCCGGCAGCACCAAAGCCGCCGCGGTCGCTGCGGAAAAGGCCGAAGCCCTGGCACTCACGCTTTATCGCGACGGCGCGGTCAATTATCTTGAGGTGGTCGTGGCGCAAACTGCCGCGCTTACGGCCGAACAAGTGGCCTTGAGCGTCGAAACGCGGCGGTTGCAAACGAGCGTCGCTTTGATTCTGGCCCTCGGCGGCGATTTTTCTGTCGACGTCGCGCAAAATTTAGATCCGCGTCAGTATGCAAATCCGCATAAATAA
- a CDS encoding efflux RND transporter periplasmic adaptor subunit translates to MSSSAPKTLGRKVVLILALVGLVAGVVAFRGVTSREKSEAGLAKWTRARAIQTVTVVHPAHIVGFQQLILPGQVDAWYSARIHAQVSGYVKMWYKDIGAKVKAGDVLAEIDAPELDQQLEQSKGELAKALANAALAEVTAKRWEALQKSNAVSQQVTDEKESDYKAQLAQVAAAKANVARLEAFENFKKLVAPFNGVVTARKIDVGALVHDGTKSASTELFKVSDVHEMRIYVDVPQAYAAQIHRGMTAELKLAQYPGKTFHAVVATTSDAIATKSRTLQVELHRMNQDGRLQPGAFVEVHFKLPANSRELTLPASALIFRRDNLRVALVGPDNKIKLKTIQLGRDLGTVVEVRSGLSPEDRVVKNPSDSIADGDIVKIAGQDGDAAKISAR, encoded by the coding sequence ATGTCCTCCAGCGCCCCCAAGACGCTTGGCCGCAAAGTCGTTTTGATCTTGGCCCTTGTCGGTCTCGTCGCCGGCGTAGTTGCTTTCCGCGGCGTCACCAGCCGCGAGAAAAGCGAGGCAGGCCTCGCAAAATGGACGCGGGCCCGCGCCATACAAACGGTTACCGTGGTCCATCCGGCCCACATCGTCGGCTTTCAGCAGCTGATCCTTCCAGGCCAAGTCGACGCTTGGTACTCGGCGCGGATCCATGCCCAGGTCAGCGGCTATGTAAAAATGTGGTACAAGGACATCGGCGCCAAGGTGAAGGCTGGCGACGTCTTGGCCGAAATCGACGCCCCCGAGCTCGACCAGCAATTGGAACAGTCCAAGGGGGAACTTGCCAAGGCGCTCGCCAATGCCGCGCTGGCCGAGGTTACGGCAAAGCGCTGGGAGGCTTTGCAGAAGTCCAACGCCGTTTCGCAGCAGGTGACGGACGAGAAGGAAAGCGATTACAAGGCGCAACTCGCGCAAGTGGCGGCGGCCAAGGCGAATGTTGCGCGGCTCGAAGCGTTTGAAAACTTTAAAAAGCTCGTCGCGCCCTTCAATGGTGTGGTGACCGCCCGCAAAATCGACGTTGGCGCTCTCGTGCACGACGGCACAAAATCCGCCTCGACGGAGCTGTTCAAAGTCTCCGACGTCCATGAAATGCGAATCTATGTGGATGTTCCGCAGGCCTATGCGGCGCAGATCCACCGCGGAATGACCGCTGAACTGAAGTTGGCGCAATATCCGGGGAAAACTTTCCACGCAGTGGTCGCGACCACCTCCGATGCAATTGCGACGAAGTCACGAACTCTGCAGGTCGAGCTGCATCGCATGAACCAGGATGGCCGTTTGCAGCCAGGCGCATTCGTGGAGGTCCATTTCAAGCTTCCCGCCAATTCTCGAGAACTGACGCTGCCAGCGAGTGCGCTTATTTTCCGGCGTGATAACCTCCGCGTCGCTTTGGTCGGACCGGATAATAAGATAAAGTTGAAGACAATTCAGCTTGGGCGCGATCTCGGTACCGTGGTTGAGGTTCGGTCTGGGCTGTCGCCGGAGGATCGTGTGGTCAAGAATCCGTCCGATTCCATCGCCGACGGCGATATCGTCAAAATCGCGGGACAAGATGGGGACGCGGCGAAGATCAGCGCGCGTTAG